A single Thermosipho affectus DNA region contains:
- a CDS encoding HD-GYP domain-containing protein codes for MKLKNISIDNKGEKGKKLLLRLNIKKHTVEFYESIDIDAIYLLSNYFEIFDPEFITPVLPKLLNSNNLDESLKILKDFWHLKELKLTDKVKEIKFENNIFEYPLKSKASGELGTLIFYSVTPEFVLNFLSISDSITSILEGLIIQKRMSIILSDTIDALSEALAKRRNKNQEKNKKIEKNIISLGKKFGFNMDLLKLCAKIYDIGMIGIPDQQEDSGEKHVKYGYEILSKIEDIPKELLDAVLFHHEKLDGSGPLKVKDVPLIAQIIGIVIEVFENNVPIESLSGKYDPRLLKELKHG; via the coding sequence ATGAAACTTAAAAACATTTCTATAGATAACAAAGGTGAAAAAGGAAAAAAATTGCTTTTAAGGTTAAATATAAAAAAACATACAGTGGAATTTTACGAATCCATAGATATTGATGCTATTTACTTACTTTCAAATTATTTTGAAATTTTTGATCCAGAATTTATAACTCCAGTACTTCCAAAATTGCTAAATTCCAATAACTTAGATGAATCTTTAAAAATTCTTAAAGATTTTTGGCATCTTAAAGAATTAAAATTAACAGACAAGGTAAAGGAAATAAAGTTTGAAAACAACATATTTGAATATCCGCTTAAAAGTAAGGCCTCAGGGGAACTTGGTACATTGATATTTTATAGTGTAACTCCAGAATTTGTACTCAACTTCCTTTCAATATCAGATTCTATTACTTCAATACTCGAAGGATTAATAATCCAAAAAAGAATGTCCATTATTCTATCAGACACCATAGATGCTTTATCGGAAGCCCTAGCCAAAAGAAGAAACAAAAATCAAGAAAAAAATAAAAAAATAGAAAAAAATATAATCTCACTAGGAAAAAAATTTGGATTCAATATGGATTTGTTAAAACTTTGTGCAAAAATATACGACATAGGTATGATTGGCATACCGGATCAACAAGAAGATAGTGGAGAAAAACACGTAAAATACGGTTATGAAATATTAAGCAAAATAGAAGATATTCCAAAAGAATTGCTAGATGCAGTACTATTTCATCACGAAAAACTTGACGGAAGTGGTCCTTTAAAGGTGAAAGATGTACCGTTAATAGCACAGATTATCGGGATTGTAATTGAAGTCTTTGAAAATAATGTGCCAATTGAAAGTTTATCTGGAAAATATGATCCACGACTTTTAAAGGAGCTAAAACATGGATAA
- a CDS encoding CHASE2 domain-containing protein, with protein MKILTILSIFLIVFYIFTVIFFPFIEFFELKIMDLFYRTRGTIKINPDIVIVGIDEYSLTSLEAQNDVWPWSRYHYGKVIKNIFKAGAKVVLFDISFTEEDEVNPKYDNYLASILSVYRNVVLGSYLINEKDTYKKYNEEIKKKLEKNITYLNYTYKMKNFKNLDYLTPIQIYKVRPPILKFSSLVPSATYEIGEIDIDGVVRSIPLFFKENWSMERGLSSGFLPHMDVLAVGLYKNSNLKNLIVDFKERKVELNNLTIPFDSNGLFRLFYYGDKIFPEIPFYDVETGKFDPKLFKDKIVIIGYTATAKGLYDLRITPFSNNTPGVFIHATAIQNMINKDTLNRIPIWGKLVILIFTLIFVLLFSRSKNIKINLISFLSIPLILIISYVFFLNKIYIDCFYPIVSSLIISTTSISKNLIKENREKKKMKEYLYRYVPDSVADFLVKKGKIELGGEEKNIVVLFSDIKGFTALSEKLEASKLVEILNNYLTKMSNIIRNKYQGTIDKFVGDAIMAIFGAPVEYGNEVERALKCALDMRKELEAFNKEYNLNLDSGIGIHIGPAIVGNIGAPFRMDYTSIGDTVNTCSRIEHLTRDVPAGIIVSEDIYNLSKEKFEFKYIGQFKVKGKSLLLKIYELKGEKHET; from the coding sequence ATGAAAATCCTTACAATTTTATCGATTTTTTTGATTGTTTTTTACATATTTACGGTTATATTTTTCCCATTTATAGAATTTTTTGAATTAAAAATAATGGATTTATTTTATAGAACACGGGGTACAATAAAGATAAATCCAGATATCGTTATTGTAGGTATTGATGAATATTCCCTTACATCTCTTGAAGCGCAAAATGATGTATGGCCATGGTCTCGTTATCACTACGGCAAAGTAATTAAAAACATATTTAAAGCAGGTGCCAAGGTGGTTCTTTTTGATATATCCTTTACAGAAGAAGACGAAGTAAACCCAAAATATGACAACTATCTTGCAAGTATACTTTCGGTATATAGGAATGTAGTCCTGGGGAGTTACTTAATTAATGAAAAAGACACCTATAAAAAATACAACGAAGAAATCAAAAAAAAGCTTGAAAAAAATATAACTTACCTTAACTATACTTACAAAATGAAAAATTTCAAAAACCTTGACTACTTAACTCCCATTCAAATATATAAAGTAAGACCACCTATATTAAAATTCTCATCTCTTGTTCCATCCGCTACCTATGAGATAGGAGAAATAGATATAGACGGTGTTGTACGTAGTATTCCTTTATTTTTCAAAGAAAATTGGTCAATGGAAAGAGGACTATCCTCCGGGTTTCTTCCACATATGGATGTTCTAGCAGTTGGTCTTTACAAAAACTCAAATCTGAAAAACTTGATAGTTGACTTTAAAGAAAGAAAGGTAGAATTAAATAACCTAACCATTCCATTTGACTCAAATGGACTTTTTAGATTATTCTACTATGGTGATAAAATATTCCCTGAAATACCGTTTTACGATGTAGAAACGGGAAAGTTTGATCCAAAACTTTTTAAAGATAAGATAGTTATAATTGGTTATACCGCAACGGCTAAAGGTCTATACGATCTTAGAATAACACCTTTTTCAAACAACACACCTGGAGTATTCATTCATGCAACTGCAATACAAAATATGATTAATAAAGATACTTTAAATAGAATACCTATTTGGGGAAAGTTAGTTATTCTTATTTTTACACTAATATTTGTCTTATTATTCTCAAGATCTAAAAATATAAAGATAAATTTAATTTCATTCCTTTCAATCCCATTAATATTAATAATTTCCTACGTCTTTTTTCTCAACAAAATATACATAGATTGTTTTTATCCCATTGTTTCAAGCTTAATAATTTCAACCACAAGCATATCCAAAAACCTTATAAAGGAAAACAGGGAAAAGAAAAAAATGAAGGAGTATCTATACAGATATGTTCCAGACAGTGTTGCAGATTTTTTGGTAAAAAAAGGTAAAATAGAATTAGGAGGAGAAGAAAAAAATATAGTCGTACTTTTCTCAGATATAAAGGGATTCACTGCTTTATCAGAGAAATTGGAAGCATCAAAACTTGTCGAAATATTAAATAATTATCTTACCAAAATGAGTAATATAATTAGAAATAAATACCAAGGTACTATAGATAAATTTGTTGGTGATGCAATAATGGCTATATTTGGAGCACCTGTAGAATACGGGAATGAAGTAGAACGTGCTTTAAAATGCGCCCTTGACATGAGAAAAGAACTTGAAGCGTTTAACAAAGAATACAACCTTAATCTTGATAGTGGTATAGGTATCCATATAGGTCCTGCAATCGTGGGAAATATTGGTGCACCATTTAGAATGGATTACACTTCAATTGGAGATACGGTAAACACTTGTTCAAGGATAGAACACCTTACACGCGATGTCCCCGCTGGTATAATTGTTTCTGAAGATATATACAACCTTTCAAAAGAAAAGTTTGAATTTAAATATATAGGCCAATTTAAAGTAAAGGGAAAAAGTCTTCTGTTAAAAATATATGAGTTAAAGGGTGAAAAACATGAAACTTAA
- a CDS encoding tRNA1(Val) (adenine(37)-N6)-methyltransferase translates to MIKLPPFDKNFGKEIKTIDIEGHKPTHASVLLLWYSKPTKNVKKVCELGSGTGFVSFGLEKYYKLEVLGLEILKELYDNALKAIYINKAKKVNFMHIDVKDVKKHLKAESFDMVVFNPPFHFSSTSNKIIREKSRKGSLSILQDFVVSASFLLKNKGLFVTVISPYVLPVFMNLLTSNKLTPQQMCIAYGKKAELVLIRGRKNGGNHLEIDPPVFLY, encoded by the coding sequence ATGATAAAATTGCCACCATTTGACAAAAATTTTGGGAAAGAAATAAAAACAATAGATATAGAAGGTCATAAACCGACGCACGCGTCGGTTTTGTTGCTTTGGTATTCAAAACCTACAAAAAATGTTAAAAAAGTATGTGAACTTGGCTCTGGAACGGGTTTTGTCTCATTTGGATTAGAAAAATACTACAAATTAGAGGTATTGGGGCTAGAAATATTAAAAGAACTCTACGATAATGCATTAAAGGCTATTTACATAAACAAAGCGAAAAAAGTAAATTTTATGCATATTGATGTAAAAGATGTAAAAAAACACCTAAAAGCGGAATCATTCGACATGGTGGTGTTTAATCCCCCATTTCACTTTTCCTCCACATCAAATAAAATTATCAGGGAAAAATCCAGAAAAGGATCCCTAAGTATCCTTCAAGACTTTGTTGTTTCTGCTTCCTTTTTGTTAAAAAACAAAGGGCTATTTGTAACAGTTATTTCTCCATATGTTCTCCCTGTATTTATGAATCTCCTCACATCAAATAAATTAACACCTCAGCAAATGTGCATCGCATATGGGAAAAAAGCAGAATTAGTTTTAATACGTGGAAGAAAAAACGGTGGCAATCATCTTGAAATCGATCCACCTGTATTTTTGTATTAA